One window of Pleurodeles waltl isolate 20211129_DDA chromosome 3_1, aPleWal1.hap1.20221129, whole genome shotgun sequence genomic DNA carries:
- the INHBB gene encoding inhibin beta B chain — MAGGGLACLLVCLLSVSGSPTPDPQGFPPPSPQQDTCSSCGFRPPEEAGRLDRDFLEAVKRHILSRLQMRERPNITHAVPKAAMVTALRKLHAGKVREDGRVEIPNLDGHATSMPDQQQQTSEIISFAETDDLTASRVRLSFLISNEGNQHLFVLQASLWLYLKLLPYQSEKGNRRKVRVKVFFQDSDDTSSKWDMVEKKVDLKRSGWHTFPLTEAIQGLFEKSERRFTLEVQCDGCQDFSVVPVYVDPGEESHRPFLVVHARLADNKHRIRKRGLECDGRTNLCCRQQFYIDFRLIGWNDWIIAPSGYFGNYCEGSCPAYLAGVPGSASSFHTAVVNQYRMRGLNPGTVNSCCIPTKLSTMSMLYFDDEYNIVKRDVPNMIVEECGCA, encoded by the exons ATGGCTGGGGGGGGCCTCGCCTGCCTGCTGGTCTGCCTGCTAAGCGTCTCCGGCTCCCCGACGCCGGATCCACAGGGCTTCCCCCCGCCCTCCCCGCAGCAGGACACCTGCTCGTCGTGCGGCTTCAGGCCCCCCGAGGAGGCGGGCCGGCTGGACCGAGACTTCCTGGAGGCGGTGAAGCGGCACATCCTGAGCCGGCTGCAGATGCGCGAGCGGCCCAACATCACGCACGCCGTGCCCAAGGCGGCCATGGTCACGGCGCTGCGCAAGCTGCACGCGGGCAAGGTGCGCGAGGACGGCCGGGTGGAGATCCCCAACCTGGACGGGCACGCCACTTCCATGCCGGACCAGCAGCAGCAGACCTCGGAGATCATCAGCTTCGCCGAGACAG ATGATCTGACAGCGTCCAGAGTTCGCCTGTCTTTTCTCATCTCCAACGAAGGGAATCAGCACCTTTTTGTCCTGCAAGCTAGCCTCTGGCTCTACCTGAAACTACTGCCCTACCAGTCTGAAAAGGGCAACCGAAGGAAGGTCCGTGTCAAGGTCTTCTTCCaggactctgatgacaccagcAGCAAGTGGGACATGGTAGAGAAGAAGGTGGACTTAAAGCGCAGTGGCTGGCACACCTTCCCCTTGACTGAGGCGATCCAGGGATTGTTTGAGAAAAGTGAGCGGAGGTTCACACTGGAGGTCCAGTGTGATGGCTGCCAGGACTTTTCGGTGGTGCCGGTCTATGTGGATCCCGGCGAGGAATCCCACCGCCCATTTTTAGTGGTCCATGCCCGACTTGCTGACAACAAGCACAGGATCCGCAAGCGAGGTCTGGAGTGTGACGGGCGCacaaacctgtgctgcaggcagcaGTTCTACATTGACTTCAGACTCATTGGCTGGAACGACTGGATTATAGCACCGTCAGGCTACTTTGGGAACTACTGCGAGGGGAGCTGCCCGGCCTACTTGGCTGGAGTACCGGGCTCAGCTTCATCTTTTCACACTGCAGTAGTAAATCAGTACAGAATGCGCGGGTTGAACCCAGGCACAGTGAACTCATGTTGCATTCCCACCAAGCTCAGCACAATGTCCATGCTGTACTTTGATGATGAATATAACATTGTGAAAAGGGATGTTCCAAATATGATTGTGGAAGAATGCGGCTGTGCTTGA